A single genomic interval of Thermus antranikianii DSM 12462 harbors:
- the cysK gene encoding cysteine synthase A, with amino-acid sequence MRVETIIGKTPVVRLFKVVEPDMAEVWVKLEGLNPGGSIKDRPAWYMIKDAEERGLLRPGSGQVIVEPTSGNTGIGLAMIAASRGYRLILTMPAQMSEERKRVLKAFGAELVLTDPARRMLAAREEALRLKEELGAFMPDQFANPANVRAHYETTGPELFEALEGRIDAFVYGSGTGGTITGVGRYLKERIPGVKVIAVEPARSNVLSGGKMGQHQFQGMGPGFIPENLDLSLLDGVIQVWEEDAFPLARRLAKEEGLFLGMSSGGILWAALQVARELGPGKRVACISPDGGWKYLTTPLYAEP; translated from the coding sequence AGGTGTGGGTGAAGCTGGAGGGCCTCAACCCCGGGGGGTCCATCAAGGACCGGCCCGCCTGGTACATGATCAAGGATGCCGAGGAAAGAGGCCTCCTCCGCCCCGGCTCCGGCCAGGTCATCGTGGAGCCCACCAGCGGCAACACCGGGATCGGCCTGGCCATGATCGCCGCAAGCCGCGGCTACCGCCTCATCCTCACCATGCCCGCCCAGATGTCCGAGGAGAGGAAGCGGGTGCTGAAGGCCTTCGGCGCCGAGCTGGTCCTCACCGACCCGGCGAGGCGGATGCTGGCCGCAAGGGAGGAGGCCTTGCGCCTTAAGGAGGAGCTTGGGGCCTTCATGCCCGACCAGTTCGCCAACCCCGCCAACGTGCGGGCCCACTACGAGACCACCGGGCCGGAACTCTTTGAGGCCCTAGAAGGGCGGATCGACGCCTTCGTCTACGGCTCGGGCACCGGGGGGACCATCACCGGGGTGGGGCGGTACCTGAAGGAAAGGATCCCCGGGGTGAAGGTGATCGCCGTGGAGCCCGCCCGCTCCAACGTCCTCTCCGGGGGCAAGATGGGCCAGCACCAGTTCCAGGGCATGGGACCCGGCTTCATCCCCGAGAACCTGGATCTTTCCCTTCTGGATGGGGTCATCCAGGTGTGGGAGGAGGATGCCTTCCCCCTGGCCCGGCGGCTGGCCAAGGAGGAAGGGCTTTTCCTGGGAATGAGCTCGGGAGGGATCCTGTGGGCAGCCCTGCAGGTGGCCAGGGAACTGGGCCCTGGCAAGAGGGTGGCCTGCATCAGCCCGGATGGCGGCTGGAAGTACCTCACCACCCCCCTCTACGCCGAACCCTAG